ATCTAGACAGGATACGTACAATACAGAGGGGGTGGTATATAGATGTATCTAGACAGGATACGTACAATACAGAGGGGGTGGTATATAGATGTATCTAGACAGGGTACGTACAATACAGAGGTGGCGGTATATAGATGTATCTAGACAGGGTAGTACAATACAGAGGGGTGGTATATAGATGTTTCTAGACAGGGTAGTACAATACAGAGGGGTGGTATATAGATGTATCTAGACAGGGTAGTACAATACAGAGGGGCtggtatataggtgtatatagacAGGATACGTACAATACAGAGAGGGTGGTATATAGATGTATCTAGACAGGATACGTACAATACAGAGGGGGTGGTATATAGATGTATCTAGACTGGGTACGTACAATACAGAGGGACTGGTATATAGATGTATCTAGACAGGGTACGTACAATACAGAGGGGGTGGTATATAGATGTATCTAGACAGGGTAGTACAATACAGAGGGGGTGGTATATAGATGTATCTAGACAGGGTACGTACAATACAGAGGGGGTGGTATATAGATGTATCTAGACAGGGTACGTACAATACAGAGGGGGTGGTATATAGATGTATCTAGACAGGGTACATACAATACAGAGGGACTGGTATATAGATGTATCTAGACAGGGTACGTACAATACAGAGGGGGTGGTATATAGATGTATCTAGACAGGGTACGTACAATACAGAGGGACTGATATATAGATGTATCTAGACAGGGTAGTACAATACAGAGGGGGTGGTATATAGATGTACCTAGACAGGGTACGTACAATACAGAGGGGGTGGTATATAGATGTATCTAGACAGGATAGTACAATACAGATGGGCTGGTATATAGATGTATCTAGACAGGATAGTACAATACAGATGGACTGGTATATAGATGTATCTAGACAGGGTAGTACAATACAGAGGGGGTGGTATATAGATGTATCTAGACAGGGTACGTACTATACAGAGGGGGTGGTATATAGTTGTATCTAGACAGGGTACGTACAATACAGAGGGACTGGTATATAGATGTATCTAGACAGGGTACGTACAATACAGAGGGGGTGGTATATAGTTGTATCTAGACAGGGTACGTACAATACAGAGGGACTGGTATATAGATGTATCTAGACAGGGTACGTACAATACAGATGGGCTGGTATATAGATGTATCTAGACAGGGTACGTACAATAcagaagagctggtatatagcgATATCTAGACAGGGTACGTACAATACAGAGGGGGTGGTATATAGATGTATCTAGACAGGGTACGTACTATACAGAGGGGGTGGTATATAGTTGTATCTAGACAGGGTACGTACAATACAGAGGGACTGGTATATAGATGTATCTAGACAGGGTACGTACAATACAGAGGGGGTGGTATATAGTTGTATCTAGACAGGGTACGTACAATACAGAGGGACTGGTATATAGATGTATCTAGACAGGGTACGTACAATAcagaagagctggtatatagcgATATCTAGACAGGGTACGTACAATACAGAGGGACTGGTATATAGATGTATCTAGACAGGGTACGTACAATACAGATGGGCTGGTATATAGATGTATCTAGACAGGATAGTACAATACAGATGGGCTGGTATATAGATGTATCTAGACAGGGTACGTACAATAcagaagagctggtatatagcgATATCTAGACAGGGTACGTACAATACAGAGGGGGTGGTATATAGATGTATCTAGACAGGGTACGTACAATACAGAGGGGGTGGTATATAGATGTATCTAGACAGGGTACGTACAATACAGAGGGGGTGGTATATAGATGTATCTAGACAGGATAGTACAATACAGATGGGCTGGTATATAGATGTATCTAGACAGGGTACGTACAATACAGAGGGACTGGTATATAGATGTATCTAGACAGGGTACGTACAATACAGAGGGACTGGTATATAGATGTATCTAGACAGGGTACGTACTATACAGAGGGGGTGGTATATAGTTGTATCTAGACAGGGTACATACTATACAGAGGGGGTGGTATATAGATGTATCTAGACAGGGTACGTACAATACAGAGGGACTGGTATATAGATGTATCTAGACAGGGTACGTACAATACAGAGGGGGTGGTATATAGTTGTATCTAGACAGGGTACGTACAATACAGAGGGACTGGTATATAGATGTATCTAGACAGGGTACGTACAATACAGAGGGGGTGGTATATAGATGTATCTAGACAGGATAGTACAATACAGATGGGCTGGTATATAGATGTATCTAGACAGGGTAGTACAATAcagaagagctggtatatagcgATATCTAGACAGGGTACGTACAATAcagaagagctggtatatagcgATATCTAGACAGGGTAGTACAATACAGAGGGACTGGTATATAGATGTATCTAGACAGGGTAGTACAATACAGAGGGGGTGGTATATAGATGTACCTAGACAGGGTACGTACAATACAGAGGGGGTGGTATATAGATGTATCTAGACAGGGTACGTACAATACAGAGGGGGTGGTATATAGTTGTATCTAGACAGGGTAGTACAATACAGAGGGACTGGTATATAGATGTATCTAGACAGGGTACGTACAATACAGAGGGGGTGGTATATAGATGTATCTAGACAGGATAGTACAATACAGATGGGCTGGTATATAGATGTATCTAGACAGGATAGTACAATACAGAGGGGGTGGTATATAGTTGTATCTAGACAGGATAGTACAATACAGATGGGCTGGTATATAGATGTATCTAGACAGGGTACGTACAATAcagaagagctggtatatagcgATATCTAGACAGGGTACGTACAATACAGAGGGGGTGGTATACAGAGGATAACATGTAGGGTCCCTCACACTGCCATATCTTGTTGCACACAGATTGCTGCCGCGGTGGTCCAGGTGTGTGTGGATGCTCCCGCAGGTGTGTATGTATCACAGTTGTGGTCCTGTTCTTGCTGATGATCCTGGCAGCTGCAATCGCATGTACGGTTACCCTGGCACTGCCATCACGCACTGCAGGTGTGTAATTAGCCTGATCTGTTGCTCTCACACAGCGCTGATGCTGCGCATTGTCTGTGTTTGATATCCGGACAGTCTAAAACGAGCCTTGATTAACCTCTACACGTTTTGTCTGCTATCGTGCAGACAAAACGCCACGTTCTGCTACTCactttaaaagtaattttaaaaatgaataaatttgTGAGCTAACGGATTGAACTGTTAGAattgtatatctatattaaaaagtaagttatagcgcaacttcattacaactgattcattaaactgcatctaaaatatcactaactgtCCAGATTCGTTTATTCAAAAGCGCTTGTTGTTTTACATAATCTATtgaacatttatatttaataatcaCAAAGGTTACATTTCTTTATAAACCATTGGTTTGCTTATCTTGCATTTTTACACATGCTGATTAAGTGCTCGTTTTTTATGTTTTGCCATCAGAGACTCGCACTTGTGTAACTTCAGATAATGTCAGTGGGTTCTTGTGTGATGACAGGATTACGTGTCTGCTACCGACACAAGTCTGTAACTCCCATAACGACTGCGGCAGCGGTGAGGATGAAGAAACCTCATTATGCAGTAAGTAACAGCAGTTGTAAGGGAAAATGGTGAAGGTTAAATTGTCAGTATTTCTCTGTATTATTTAATGGAGTCATGTGATGGGTTCATTTCATAATTCTGTAACATTTTCCTTTCTAGGTGACCTTCCCAATAATCTTCCAGGTTTCCTGATCTTCCGTTGTGGGAATCCAAAGAACTGGATCTACAGTAACTTAAAGTGCAATGGGATCAATAACTGTGGTGACTGCTCTGATGAGTCTTCAACATGTGAGTGGTGCAGCTCTGTTGTCAAGCTAGTGCCTTGCTGTGTGTGACGTGGGAATGCTGGTACCctcctgtgtgtgtaatatagagaggctGGCGCCctcctgtgtgtgtaatatagagaggctggtgccctgctgtgtgtgtaatatagagaggcaGGTGCCCTGCTGTGTGTGACGTGGGAAGGCTGGTACCctcctgtgtgtgtaatatagagaggcaGGTGCCCTGCTGTGTGTGACGTGGGAAGGCTGGTACCctcctgtgtgtgtaatatagagaggctggtgccctcctgtgtgtgtaatatagagaggctggtgccctcctgtgtgtgtaatatagagaggctGGTGCCCTGCTTTATGTGATATAGAGAGGCTGGTGccctgctgtgtgtgtaatatagagaggctggtgccctgctgtgtgtgtaatatagagagactggtgccctcctgtgtgtgtaatatagagaggctGGTGCCCTGCTGTGTGTGACGTGGGAAGGCTGGTGCCctcctgtgtgtgtaatatagagaggctggtgccctcctgtgtgtgtaatatagagaggctGGTGCCCTGCTGTGTGTGACATGGGAAAGACTGGTGccctgctgtgtgtgtaatatagagaggctggtgccctgctgtgtgtgtaatatagagacGCTGGTGccctgctgtgtgtgtaatatagagaggctggtgccctgctgtgtgtgtaatatagagacGCTGGTGCcctactgtgtgtgtaatatagagaggctggtgccctgctgtgtgtgtaatatagagaggctGGTGCCCtgctgtgtgtaatatagagaggctggtgccctcctgtgtgtgtaatatagagaggctGGTGCCCTGCTTTGTGTGATATAGAGAGGCTGGTGccctgctgtgtgtgtaatatagagaggctggtgccctcctgtgtgtgtaatatagagaggctagtgccctcctgtgtgtgtaatatagagaggctagtgccctcctgtgtgtgtaatatagagaggctGGTGCCCTGCTGTGTGTGACATGGGAAAGGCTGGTGccctgctgtgtgtgtaatatagagagctggtgccctgctgtgtgtgtaatatagagacGCTGGTGccctgctgtgtgtgtaatatagagaggttggtgccctgctgtgtgtgtgtgtgtgtaatatagagaggctggtgccctgctgtgtgtgtaatatagagaggttggtgccctgctgtgtgtgtgtgtgtgtgtgtaatatagagaggctggtgccctgctgtgtgtgtaatatagagacGCTGGTGccctgctgtgtgtgtaatatagagacGCTGGTGccctgctgtgtgtgtaatatagagaggctggtgccctgctgtgtgtgtaatatagagaggctggtgccctgctgtgtgtgtaatatagagaggctggtgccctgctgtgtgtgtaatatagagaggctGTTGCCCTGCTGTATGTGATATAGAGAGGCTGGTGCCCTGCTGTGTGAGAGACATGAATAGGTTGGTGCCCTGCTGTGTGTGTGACATGAATAGGTTGGCGCCCTGCTGTGTGTGAGACATGAATAGGTTGGCGCCCTGCTGTGTGAGAGACATGAATAGGTTGGTGCCCTGCTGTGTGAGAGACATGAATAGTTTGGTGCCCTGGTGTGTGAGAGACATTATTAGGttggtgccctggtgtgtgtgagaCATTATTAGGTTGGTGCCCTGCTGTGTGTGAGACATGAATAGGTTGGTGCCCTGCTGTGTGTGAGACATTAATAGGTTGGTGCCCTGGTGTGTGAGAGACATTAATAGGTTGGTGCCCTGGTGTGTGAGAGACATTATTAGGTTGGTGCCCTGCTGTGTGAGAGACATTAATAGGTTGGTGCCCTGGTGTGTGAGAGACATTAATAGGTTGGTGCCCTGGTGTGTGAGAGACATTATTAGGttggtgccctggtgtgtgtgagaCATTAATAGGTTGGTGCCCTGGTGTGTGAGAGACATGAATAGGTTGGTGCCCTGCTGTGTGTGAGACATTAATAGGTTGGTGCCCTGGTGTGTGAGAGACATGAATAGTTTGGTGCCCTGCTGTGTGTGAGACATTAATAGGTTGGTGCCCTGGTGTGTGAGAGACATTATTAGGTTGGTGCCCTGCTGTGTGAGAGACATGAATAGTTTGGTGCCCTGGTGTGTGAGAGACATTATTAGGttggtgccctggtgtgtgtgagaCATTATTAGGTTGGTGCCCTGCTGTGTGTGAGACATGAATAGGTTGGTGCCCTGCTGTGTGTGAGACATGAATAGGTTGGTGCCCTGCTGTGTGTGAGACATTAATAGGTTGGTGCCCTGGTGTGTGAGAGACATTAATAGGTTGGTGCCCTGGTGTGTGAGAGACATTATTAGGTTGGTGCCCTGCTGTGTGAGAGACATTAATAGGTTGGTGCCCTGGTGTGTGAGAGACATTATTAGGttggtgccctggtgtgtgtgagaCATTAATAGGTTGGTGCCCTGGTGTGTGAGAGACATGAATAGGTTGGTGCCCTGCTGTGTGTGAGACATTAATAGGTTGGTGCCCTGGTGTGTGAGAGACATGAATAGTTTGGTGCCCTGCTGTGTGTGAGACATTAATAGGTTGGTGCCCTGGTGTGTGAGAGACATTATTAGGTTGGTGCCCTGCTGTGTGAGAGACATTAATAGGTTGGTGCCCTGGTGTGTGAGAGACATTATTAGGttggtgccctggtgtgtgtgagaCATTAATAGGTTGGTGCCCTGGTGTGTGAGAGACATGAATAGGTTGGTGCCCTGCTGTGTGTGAGACATTAATAGGTTGGTGCCCTGGTGTGTGAGATACATTAATAGGTTGGTGCCCTGGTGTGTGAGAGACATTATTAGGTTGGTGCCCTGCTGTGTGAGAGACATTAATAGGTTGGTGCCCTGGTGTGTGAGAGACATTATTAGGttggtgccctggtgtgtgtgagaCATTAATAGGTTGGTGCCCTGCTGTGTGAGAGACATGAATAGGTTGGTGCCCTGCTGTGTGAGGGACATTATTAGGTTGGTGCCCTGCTGTGTGTGAGACATTAATAGGTTGGTGCCCTGCTGTGTGTGAGACATGAATAGGTTGGTGCCCTGCTGTGTGAGAGACATGAATAGGTTGGTGCCCTGCTGTGTGTGAGACATGAATAGGTTGGTGCCCTGCTGTGTGTGAGACATTAATAGGTTGGTGCCCTGCTGTGTGAGAGACATTAATAGGTTGGTGCCCTGGTGTGTGAGAGACATTAATAGGTTGGTGCCCTGGTGTGTGAGAGACATTAATAGGTTGGTGCCCTGGTGTGTGAGAGACATTATTAGGTTGGTGCCCTGCTGTGTGAGAGACATTAATAGGTTGGTGCCCTGGTGTGTGAGAGACATTAATAGGTTGGTGCCCTGCTGTGTGAGACATTAATAGGTTGGTGCCCTGCTGTGTGTGAGACATTAATAGGTTGGTGCCCTGCTGTGTGTGAGACATTATTAGGTTGGTGCCCTGCTGTGTGTGAGACATAAATAGGTTGGTGCCCTGCTGTGTGAGAGACATTAATAGGTTGGTGCCCTGCTGTGTGTGAGACATGAATAGGTTGGTGCCCTGCTGTGTGTGAGACATGAATAGGTTGGTGCCCTGCTGTGTGTGAGACATGAATAGGTTGGTGCCCTGCTGTGTGTGAGACATGAATAGGTTGGTGCCCTGCTGTGTGTGAGACATGAATAGGTTGGTGCCCTGCTGTGTGAGAGACATGAATAGGTTGGTGCCCTGCTGTGTGAGGGACATTATTAGGTTGGTGCCCTGCTGTGTGTGAGACATGAATAGGTTGGTGCCCTGCTGTGTGAGGGACATTATTAGGCTGGTGCCCTGCTGTGTGTGAGACATGAATAGGTTGGTGCCCTGCTGTGTGAGAGAAATGAAGAGGTTGGTGCCCTGGTGTGGGAGATATAAAGTGTTAACCATGCTTTGTCTGGGGATTAGAGAGGAAGATGGGTTGATCTCCAGCTGGCACAGTATAGAGAAAGACAGATGGGCAAACCCTGTGCACTTGAGTAGATAAAGAGGCAACACAGCCAtaacttcctctctctctttcagtGGCATCATGCCCGTCATGTGGGTCTGCATGGTGGCCATGCACACCCGTCCTCTTCCAGTACTGTAACTGCATCCCCAGCAGTCTGTGCCAGAATGGAATCCAGGACTGCACAGACTGGTCAGATGAGTACCGCTGCACCAAGTGACCACAATGTCTGACATTCTATGGCTGCCTATGCTTGTACCTCTACAGGGCCAGTTCTGGGATCAGTCAGCAGCCTCAGGAACTCACACCCTGTatggtgtatgtatttatgtgtgtgtcatAAAGTGTTGTATACAACTGTTACATGTGAGCACCTCTGTGTATAGGACTGTTACACGTGAGCACCTCACCTCTGTGTATAGAACTGTTACATGTGAGCACTTCTGTGTATAGAACTGTTACATGTGAGCACCTCTGTGTATAGAACTGTTACACGTGAGCACTTCTGTGTATAGAACTGTTACATGTGAGCACCTCTGTGTATAGAACTGTTACATGTGAGCACCTCTGTGTATAGAACTGTTACATAAGAGCACCTCTGTGTATAGGACTGTTAGACGTGAGCACCTCACCTCTGTGTATAGAACCGTTACATGTGAGCACTTCTGTGTTCAGAACTGTTACATGTGAGCACCTCTGTGTATAGAACTGTTACATGTGAGCACTTCTGTGTATAGAACTGTTACATGTGAGAATATCTGTCTATAGAACTGTTACATGGGAGCACCTCTGTGTATAGAACTGTTACATGTGAGCACTTCTGTGTATAGAACTGTTACATGTGAGCACCTCTGTGTATAGAACTGTTACATGTGAGCACCTCTGTGTATAGAACTGTTACATGGGAGCACCTCTGTGTATAGAACTGTTACATGGGAGCACCTCTGTGTATAGAACTGTTACATGTGAGCACTTCTGTGTATAGAACTGTTACATGAGAGCACCTCTGTGTATAGAACTGTTACATGGGAGCACCTCTGTGTATAGAACTGTTACATGGGAGCACCTCTGTGTATAGAACTGTTACATGGGAGCACCTCTGTGTATAGAACTGTTACATGTGAGCACCTCTGTGTATAGAACTGTTACATGTGAGCACCTCTGTGTATAGAACTGTTACATGTGAGCACATCTGTGTATAGAACTGTTACATGTGAGCACCTCTGTGTATAGAACTGTTACATGTGAGCACCTGTGTATACAACTGTTACATGTGAGCACCTCTGTATAGAACTGTTACATGTGAGCACCTCTGTGTATAGAACTGTTACATGTGAGCACCTCTGTGTATAGAACTGTTACATGTGAGCACATCTGTGTATAGAACTATTACATGTGAGCACCTCTGTGTATAGAACTTTTACACGTGAGCACCTTACCTCTGTGTATAGAACTGTTACATGTGAGCACCTCTGTGTATAGAACTGTTACATGTGAACACCTCTGTGTATAGAACTGTTACATGTGAGCACCTGTGTATAGAACTGTTACACGTGAGCACCTTACCTCTGTGTATAGAACTGTTACATGTGAGCACCTCTGTGTATAGAACTGTTACATGTGAACACCTCTGTGTATAGAACTGTTACATGTGAGCACCTCTGTGTATAGAACTGTTACATGTGAGCACCCAAAAGTTCCAGGAAGCGCTCAGACACTGCACTCGATGCGGCAAAAGGTTACCAGGAaccctgcagtggccttcacgtagagagTCACACCCCCTCCAATGCGTCGTAATGACGTCACTGCTTCACCCAACTGGTGCGAGGACAGGAACGTTCCACCTGCGCTCCAAATTCAATCAACTATGttagtagtcagcgcacccaggtaggtaaaAGAATAGAAAAATAATATATGATCCGACTTGTTTATTGTAACAAATCACAttacattacaaatgtttagggCATCAAAAATAATACGGTTGGCAGCTCAGGTCAgattaggaaaaaaaaacaaaacaaacaaaaaggtcagacgcgtttcttagTGCATTAAGCACATAATATGCATTAGCTCcttagctcctcagtgaccattAGTGTGTACCCATAATTCCTGAGTTTATATGCACAGGTAAACACCTCCTAAGTGATTGCCTAGCCAATTAAATGTAAGCAAAACAGGGCAAATATGGAGAAACTGCACATATAGGAATAATTAGGTACAAACT
This portion of the Bombina bombina isolate aBomBom1 chromosome 10, aBomBom1.pri, whole genome shotgun sequence genome encodes:
- the LDLRAD1 gene encoding LOW QUALITY PROTEIN: low-density lipoprotein receptor class A domain-containing protein 1 (The sequence of the model RefSeq protein was modified relative to this genomic sequence to represent the inferred CDS: substituted 1 base at 1 genomic stop codon) — its product is LFFPXRRSVDSFGSTVSMLSNEETDCCRGGPGVCGCSRRCVCITVVVLFLLMILAAAIACTVTLALPSRTAETRTCVTSDNVSGFLCDDRITCLLPTQVCNSHNDCGSGEDEETSLCSDLPNNLPGFLIFRCGNPKNWIYSNLKCNGINNCGDCSDESSTLASCPSCGSAWWPCTPVLFQYCNCIPSSLCQNGIQDCTDWSDEYRCTK